The Arachis duranensis cultivar V14167 chromosome 9, aradu.V14167.gnm2.J7QH, whole genome shotgun sequence genomic sequence AGTTCTTCCTAGTGTTCAGCCATTCCATGCAATTGCATATCCACTTGACCCATTGCTAGCTCTGGAAATCAGGTATTTGCAGATTGAGAAAATTGCACTCCCCTCCCCTGCGAGATGCTAAAATGATACTCCCCTCCCCTGCGAGATGCTAAAATGATACTCCCCTcccctctattttataaatgtacatttccctcccttataacttttaaaaaacctcctttttaatctattttaaattttttgtgttaactaatgttaactttatccatttttcaagaaaaaataaattattttttgaaaaaatactcattaataaaaattttattttttatcattaaattttgcttaccaaaatatcctttaataaattatttatttattgattaaattgtatttttaccaaaatatttttaaaataattaataattaaattatttttttctaagatacctacccttcaataattttttaattattaaattatgattttactaaaattaatatcaaaaaattaatagtaaaatataaaaaaaattgttaacgaaaattttggtaaaattataatttaataattaaaaaattattgaagggtattttagaaaaaaataatataattattattttttttaaaatataatttaatcaataaaagaataatttattaaaggatattttggtaaacaaaatttaatgataaaaagtaaaatttttgctaataggtatttttttaaaaataaatttttttcttaaaaaatggataaagttaacattaattaacacaaaaagtttaaaatggattaaagagaaaattttttaaaagttaaaagggaggagaatgtacatttataaaatagaggggAGGGGAGTGTCATTTTAGCATCTCGCAGGGGAGGGGAGTGGAAATTTCTCTTGCAGATTCAATTAAGAAACAGGGAACATTTTGTATACaaggttttgttttgttttataatGTCCTTCCTAATACTTTCTGCAGCCGTAAATATGCTGCACACTGTTCCTTGGTTGCGTCTCGGCTTGCTCTGCCTCCGTTCAACCATCCTGCTCCTATCCCAATTAAACGGGAGGGAGGATATGAGAGGCTAAGGATTGGGTATGTTAAAATCACTTGATTCACTTCGCTAAATCTTTTCACAGTTTCCCCCTCGTTTTTGTTCCATTTGTCATTATTATTTGCCAAATTTTCTTTTACTCTATGTTCAAGTTTCGGGTTATTTTGGTTGCAGGTATGTTAGCAGTGACTTTGGTAATCATCCCCTGTCTCATCTCATGGGATCTGTTTTTGGTATGCACAACAGGAAAAATGTTGAGGTATTTCATTAGGTCTTATTCATGCTATGTGAGAcatacatataaatattttaccaATGTTCTATGGTAATCAACTATCAATATGTAGGTGTTCTGTTATGCCTTGAGTCCTAATGACGGTACAGAATGGAGGCAGCGTATTCAATCTGAAGCAGAGCACTTTCTGGATGTATCTGCTATGTCATCAGATATGATAGCAAAAATGATCAACGAGAGTAAAATACAAGTTCTGGTTAACCTTAATGGTTATACGAAGGTAGTTTTCTtgtgtaaattattttttatctacatCAGTAAAACTATTTGTAATCCGTAATTAATTTAACTGTGTTGCAACTTCTATGTGTGAATTTGTTCAATGAAACCATACCTTGATTACTTGTTTGATTGTTTCCTTGCAGGGTGCTAGAAATGAGATATTTGCTATGCAACCTGCACCAATTCAAGTTTCATATATGGGATTCCCTGGAACAACAGGCGCTACTTACATAGATTACGTAGTCACTGATGAGGTGAGACACTGAGTGATGTTCTAGCCTATTTAACAGGCCACCCAGCATGTTCTCCGATTTTTCAACCCATGATATTCTCTTGCAGTTTGTTTCACCGCTACAGTATGCACATATTTATTCTGAAAAGATTGTCCATCTCCCCCATTGCTACTTTGTAAATGATTATAAGCAGGTTAGTTTTATGAACTTCTGTTGGAGAACCTGAGATAAATTCAGTTCCCCGTGTATTTACATTAATAGTGATTTTCCGTATATACTTCAGAAAAACCTGGATGTGCTGGATCCAAACAGTCCACACAAACGATCAGATTATGGGCTACCTGAGGATAAATTTATATTTGCATGCTTTAATCAACTTTACAAGATGGATCCCGAGATATTCACTACATGGTAATGGCGGGATGCTCCTCTCTTTTTCAACTTGTTAGACCAAAAATGAAAGTTGATCTATGGTGACTTCTATTCTCAATTTTGGCATATTAATCCTTGAATGTTTTCCTATTCTTACATTAATTCAGGTGCAATATTCTTAAGCGTGTACCGAACAGTGCACTTTGGCTCCTAAGATTTCCTGCAGCAGGAGAAATGAGATTGAGGCAATGTACGTGTTTTGCGGTGTTGCGGTTTCATTTTTCAGaatttatattgtttaatatgGTGTCAGACAGGCAGAGCTAGAATAGTTTTTTGGAGGGggccaatataaaaaaatataattttagaagggaaggaaaaataaaattaggggGGACTAATGAATGTATGAGTCTCCGCCCCTGGTTCCGATGTCCATTCCTTTTTATTAGGAGAATTGACCACATTCACAACCTTGAAATAGCATTGCACTTTTGGACGTCATTTCTAATTTTACGAACTTATGTCAGATGCTGCTGCACAAGGGGTACAACCAGATCAGATTATTTTCACAGATGTGGCAATGAAGAATGAACACATCAGGCGAAGTTCTTTAGCTGACTTATTCCTCGACACGTAATgtctttatttatgtttaaagTCTTTAATTTTTGCTGTGTGCATTTTGTTTCAGTCTACTATTCGCTAGACTGCTTGCATAATTCTGCCTGTACTAATGCCATGCTTACCCTGATTTTGTTCAGGCCATTATGCAATGCACACACAACTGGAACTGATATATTATGGGCGGGTCTACCAATGGTGACTCTTCCTCTTGAGAAAATGGCTACTAGGGTTGCTGGGTCACTCTGTCTTGCAACTGGAATGGGTGAAGAGATGATTGTTAGCAGGTTAGCACTTTTGTTTTGGTATGCCTGTTGCTATGGCGTCGGTTGATCTATGTAGCCGATCCTATCTAATGggataaaattttattgttgttgttgctgtttcCTTTTTGAAATAATTGTCTTACAATTTTTGCCGTATTGTATCGctgagtttaattaattaataattttaaactttttgtgaAAACCGAATGTAAAGCTTGAAAGAATATGAAGACAGGGCAGTATCTCTTGCCCTTAATCGCCCAAAACTACAAGCTCTTACTAACAAGCTCAAAGCTGTACGCATGACCTGCCCTCTGTTTGATACGGCACGCTGGGTGAGTTCCAAAATATGGTTCATACAGGACTATTTGATCTTTTCCATTTTCTATAACACGAAGTATTCTTAAGCTGTTGTCAATGTTGCAGGTGAGGAATCTCGATAGAGCATATTTCAAAATGTGGAATCTGCATTGCGGTGGTCAACGCCCCCAGCATTTCAAGATCACCGAAAATGATCTCGAATGTCCTTATGATAAATAGGTATAGGAATTAGACGGGAATGTAGATAGGAAAGATCAAAGAGAAAAGCAGCAAGTAATTTCGGGTGTGCTGGTGCGTTATACACTAATACTGTGTCAATGGTGTATCTGACAAATACCTCGGATTAAGAAAAAtgtgatgtatttttatttaacgaaACACAAATGTTTGTGTGCTTCAATGAGTTCTGAAGTGAAGATCTGGCGTTGAACCACGGTGAGATTGCCGTATCATTCAGATTTACGTAATGAAAGGTTGGTTGTAATGTTTGCTAAGCTTTAATAGATCCATGCACCGAAAAGAAAATGCCTTGATTGCTTTCTTCTTAGGGTTGTACTTCAATATTCTTGGTGCCTTAGGCACATCCGCATCATGGACCATCATATTTCCAGAAAGATTAAAATATGAAGTAAACTTGTTACTTTATCTATTTAACTAGAGGACTATTAAACatatacaagtctttttggtaTACAAGttcatacaagtctttttggtaTACAAGTTCATACAAATTGGTTCTAATCCAATATAAATAATTCTCAATTTACATTGTGTGTTTAAATTGGTTCtaatccaataaaaataattcttaatttaCATTGTGTGTAAACACGTGCTTTTCTACCTCTTGAATAGCACAAACAATTCTCTCTCAATTAAAACTACAATGCTTAAAATTCAAATAAGATCAAATCTCtcaaaaatctctaaaaatCGTCGTGAAAAGTGAGAAAGTTACGAAGTTGAATTCgaaaaaaatgatgagaaaaTGACAtaagaagatgaggaagaagaaataGCAGAATATGAAAACAAGAAAGATatagagttttgaattatgcagagttttgaattatgcagaatttattAGCACACATACCGAAatttcttaaacaatacacttaaatattttcgtgttacatcgaaatttgttacaaatataGTAAAATGTTACCTCTaatgttgcattttttttcttatttttttttgtttctttctttcttttagttgaatgaatataagttcatcccatttcaaataattttgcagcattatgtattttttcttctttgtttgattttttttgtttttattttgttaagagagtaaaacaagaaaaaatttgaaaaggtaagataaaaagttaaagatgaataagaaaaaaagaagatggtgatgatgatgaaaaaaagaacaagcaatagaaaaagaggaagaagaggaagagttttgaattatgtaaaatttattagtACAAAAACAccgaaaatttttaaacaatacaattaaatattttcgtgttacatcgaaatttgctgcaaatacagaaaaatatttcctttaatgctgtattttttcttctttcttcctctctttctttctttcaaagaatGAATGTATGTTTATCCTCTTCGAAGTGATTTTGTAGCatttatgtgtttcttcttcttcttttgtttgatttttttgtttttattcttattaagagagtaaaataagaagaaacttgagaagataaaacaagaaaaaaaaaggagacgatgatgatgatgaaaaagaagaataagaaacagtagaacatgaggaggagggagaagaagagttttgaattatgcagaacttataaGCACACATACatcgaaaattcttaaacaatacacttaaatatcttcgtgttacactgaaatttgctgcaaatacagaaaaatattttctttaatgcagaactcttacattacattcaattcaaaccatcaacgatgaacaacaattttcacaaacaaaaacaacattATTCACCTACTAGAATAAAAAACTACTAACAAAAACATTAACTAGAATCAAACTACTCCTCAaccacttgattggattcaaaacaataatcaacttCCCTCTGGTTCAATTGAAAatctgaatttgaattattcattatcttcaatAATGAGATAACTGTTCAGAACTGATTTTAAAGCTTGATTTCAATAACGTAGAGAACGAACGAAGAGAATGCAGAGATGACAAAGAACGTAGATAAAACACGtggagaaaattcaaaaatgaaaaCGAAATCCTTTCGAAAAAGACAGTTATATATTCGCGTGTTGATTGAAAAGTTGGTTAGATAGTGGCGCATGAGGTGAATTAGGTTAAAGAGACTTCAATGGACTTGTATGGAATAATGACTTGTATGTGGAGaatatttgttaattatattagtGTCAAACTGTCAATTACTTATGTAAAAATGTAACCGACAGGTTTCCAGTTGAGTTGACATTTTTTGTTGGAAAGAGGTTGAGTTAGACATTTTATTTCAAACTTTATTTGCAATGGCCAGGTTACAAGTTTCACCATACCGCTGCTACCAATGACAATCGAATtgtaggattttttatttaaataaattaaataaatgttttacttcttgaaataaataattataaaaattattaccaAAATCTGTCTTCCAGTAGTAAATGAGATATGTATAagcttatctcgtttacaattgtaggattttttatttaaataaattaaataaatgttttacttcttgaaataaataattataaaaattattaccaAAATCTGTCTTCCAGTAGTAAATGAGATATGTATAagcttatctcgtttacattgtaaacgagataagggTGGGGGatgactatatatatatgtcatTTACAGCGAGGTTCTTGGCCCCAGTTCGAATCTTTCGACCACTTTCTCATCTCTTTTACCCCTTTCTGACCATATTATCGAGTAATACAAAGATGGTGCGTGCAGATACACGTGATCGGGACATCAACAGGCTAAATATGACATGGTACTATGCTGGACAACTGACTTTGCAGTTAGTTCTATTATCTTCAGTTTTATATAATCCCATATATGTATTGCCATGGTTAAGGTACTTGCCAAGAACTAGAATAGAATTTGTATCATTAAGAACATGTCACTGATAGAAATTGGTAAttctagtaatgtggttattatttttttggcaaTTAAGTTGTTAActacataattattaatttagagtttaaatAATGAGGTAGTTGCTTTCCAATCATTGAGTCTAGTTTCTTTGTCACACgtttcttaatttattaatttagttagtaACTATCCAATTTTGATAATTAGATTATTAAGTTAAGTCAAAGTTTGATAGTTAGATTATTAATTACTTTACTTTAGTTAAGAAAGTACATATTAATAGAAAATGTCATGACGGCATAAATTCAGTTAGTACATACGTGTAAAATTCTGTTAAGCAAATGTATAGAATAGTCAAGACAGTTTGATATGTTGATGGACctatacaaatttttaatttttaatgattgtgaaatctttttctttgttagagGCATCGCCTACTCTTGTCCCAGCCAGTGAGTCACATGCTTCCTCCACCCGACACCATCGTCCCGTATCTGAGGGAGGTTGAATTTGGCGAAACAGTGCCTCTTAGAGATTTCGTATTCGACAAATCCCTGATTACATCATTCGTGGAGTGATGGCGTCCGGAGACCCACACATTCCAACTATCGTGGGGTGAGGCCTGATAAACCCCGTTtctagggtttatcttgtgttgaatttagagcaaTTTGTTAACcttttctcatatttattcaataaaatagcatagtttcatgattgtctcttAATTTGTGCCTAAATGTGAACACATGCTTTTGGACCCTTgatttgatgattttaatcttcctttgattccactagatgccttgatgtgtttgctaatgatttcagattgaaaagggctaggaatggatcaaaggagtgaagagaaagtatgcaaagtggagaaatcatgaaaagccaaagatttgAGACAAGtccatggacgcgcacgcgcactgaACGCCCACGCGTGGatcgcgcacagcacgcgtacgcgtcgatgctgacacatgatttttaagtgaattcaTGCCCAGCAAGTTCACAGAAGGTGTGGGGCCCAATCTGAACCCTCTTTGGTGCCAAAATGCACAaaaaggaccaaggattgaaggggaaggcaTCAATTAGTCATAGTATAAGTTCAGTTTTGagagttagttttctagagagagaagctctctcttctctctagaattaagattaggtttaggttttaatttcttagatctaggttttaatcttttgctttcatctacttctacctttcaattctattttgctacatcttgttcttctattctctGGTTGCAATTTCCTTTATTTCCTTCCCTTACTTTGTAAGTTGATTTACACttgttcttcttattttctcttaatgcaatttgaggtatttcacgTTAATTGTGTTTTCTTagattgttgttaattctttgcatctatttgttgttagaattcattcttattgtcaatttaccatgcttttcttttatgcctcccaagtgtttgataaaatgcttagaAGGATGTTGAGTAGAATcttgtgttcttggcttgagatggTAAATGAGGAATTCTTGAGTCACTAATGACCAAGTAATTGGTGATTGGTAgctggtatgcgaaattgtgattcacacttttcacaactccgcatagctaaccagcaagtgcactgggtcgtccaagtaataccttacgtgagtaagggtcgatcccattgagattgtcggcttgaagcaagctatggtcatcttgtaaattttagtcagacagattcaaatggttataaggtgttgataattaaaagataattaaaacggaaaataaaatacagttacttatgtagttccttggtgggaattttagataagcgtttggagatactttgttgcctctgaacctctgctttcctattgtcttcatccaatcatgcctactcccttccatggcaagctgtatgttggtggatcatcgttgtcaatggctaccatctgtcctctcagtgaaaacatgtcctctacGATTTCCCGCATGgttaatcagctgtcggttctcgatcgtgtcagaatagaatacatttattcttttacacactgtcactgcgcccaacagtcacgagtttgaagctcgtcacattcttcccatcccagatcctactcgaaataccacagacaaggtttagactttccagatctcaagaatgctgtcaattgattctagcttataccatgaaggtTCTAACGTCACGAattcgaatgctctgttgtcaggacaGGTGATTCAGATCCGTGGGTCAGAGACCAAAGAGAGTATACTCCAGCCGTCGttcaatgactacgttgaacatcatgtagtctgctttgtggttgtcaggcacgcggatcttggctaagcgagtaacgaagattaggtgattgtcacgggtcaccccttcattctaacttaactgaattaagtacaagagtatatcttggaggagaagtaggcgtgaattgaatagaaaaacaatagtacttgcattaatactcgaggaataacagagctcctcaccttaatctgtgaggtgtaaaaactccaccgttggaaaatacataagaacaaggtctacgcatggccgaatggccagcatCCCAAATGGCATAATACAATCGAAatagggttcaaagacctgatctAAGGATCGAAAAATGGTCCAAAGatgtgaatacaatagtaaaaggtgctatttatactaaactagtaaacaatgtttacagaaaatgagtagatagtgcagaaatctacttccagggcccacttggtgtgtgtttgggctgagcattgaagctttcacgtgcataggctcttcttggagtttaaacgccagttttggtgccattttggtgtttaactccagctttggtgccagttctggcgttttacgccagaaaagagtctctggtgggcgtttggacgccagttagggccatcaaatctctggcaaagtatgaactattaaacatttctggaaagcacaagatgtctactttccaaagcaattaagagcgcgccaattaatcttctgtagctccagaaaatccacttcgagtggagagaggtcagaatccaacagcatatgcagtcctttctcagcctctgaatcagatttttgctcaggtccctcaatttcagctagaaaatacctgaaatcacagaaaaacacacaaactcatagtaaagtccagaaatgtgatttttgcataaaaactaataaaaatatactaaaaagtaactaaaacatactagaaactacctaaaaacaatgccaaaaagcgtataaattatccgctcatcacaacaccaaacttaagttgttgcttgtccccaagcaactgaaaacaaaatatgataaaaagaagagaatatacaataaattccaaaacatcaatgaagtttagttctaattagatgaacggtgctagtagcttttttcttctgaaatgttttggcatctcactttatcctttgaagttcagaatgattggtcTCTaaaggaactcagaattcagatagtgttattgattctcctagttcagtatgatgattcttgaacacagttactttatgagtcttggcggtgaccctaagcactttgttttccagtattaccaccggatacataaatgccatagacacataactaggtgaaccttttcagattgtgactcagctttactagagtccccagttagaggtgtccagagctcttaagcttactctttttctttagatcacgactttaaccactcagtctcaagcttttcacttggaccttcatgacacaagcatatggttagggacagcttgatttagccgtttaggccaggattttattcccttgggccctcctatccattaatgcttaaagccttggatcttttttacccttgatttttctttttctttctttatttttttttcgccattttttttgcaagctttttccttttcactaatttttcttgcttcaaggatcaattttatgatttttcaaattatcaataacatttctcttttttcatcattctttcaagagccaacaattttaacattcataaacttcactataaaaaatatgcactgttcaagcattcattcagaaaacaaaagtattgccaccacatcaaaataattaaactaatttcatgatagaattcgaaattcatgtacttcttattcttttgcaattagaaacatttttcatttaagaaaggtgaaggatttatgggacattcatagcttcaaggcatagacactagacactaatgatcatgtaatagaGACACAAACAGAGACAAACAGAAAGCATAggaaattgaaaaacagaaagataagagcaaggaaattaaagaacgggtctacCTCAGTGATGGCAGctagttctccttcttgaatatcttatggagtgcttgagctcctcaatgtctcttccttgcctttgttgctcttccctcatggctctttggtcctctctaatttcatggaggatgatggaatgctcttggtgctccatccttagttgctccatgttggaactcaaatcccctaaagaggtgttgagttgttcccaatagttgtgtgaaagaaaatgcatcccttgaggcatctcagggatttcttgatgaaggACTTCCTCATGcgcttgttgaggtccatgagtgggctctcttgtttgctccatcctttttttagtgatgggcttgtccccttcaatgaggatgtcttcctctatgacaattccggCTAAAtagcataggtgacagatgagatgagggaaggctaaccttgccaaagtagagggcttgtcagccaccttgtatagttctagaggtatgatctcatgaacttccacttcctctctaatcacgatactatggatcatgatagcccgatccacagttacttcggatcggttgctagtaggaatgatagagtgttggatgaactccaaccatcctctagccatgggtttgaggtcaagccttcttagttgaaccggcttgcctttggagtctctcttccattgggctctTTTCACAcagatgtccatgaggacttggtccaacctttgatcaaagttgactccTCTAGTGAAAGGATGAGAATCTCCTCTCGTGgttggcaagttgaacgccaacctcacattttccggactgaaatctaattattttccccgaaccattgtaagccaattttTTGGGTTCGGTTCATAcattgatcatggttcctagtgatccatgcattagcatagaactcttgaaccattaagattccgacttgttggataGGGTTGGTGAGagctttccaacctcttctccgaatctcttgtcggatctccggatattcgccctttttgagcttgaaggggacctcggggatcaccttcttcttggctacaacttcatagaagtggtcttgatggacctttgagatgaatctttccatctcccatgacttggaggtggaagcaattatcttccctttcctcttccttgaggtttctccggccttaggtaccattaatggttatggaaaattaaAAGCAAGGATTTttccataccaaacttaagagatttgctcgtcctcgagcaaaagaagaaagaagagagtagaagaagaagagaagtggGAGATGGAGGCTTGAaatggttcggccaaggggggttTTGAATgtatgtgatgtgtgaaaatgaaggagtaaggaggggtatttatagggtaagaAAGGGAGTTGGTTCGTGTGAGaaggggtgggtttgggagggaaatggtttgaatttgagtgggtgaGGGTAGGTGCTTTGTATGATGGGTTTTTTGGGAATTAGGGgaaggatgtgagtggtgaagagaatatggggaagagggtaagat encodes the following:
- the LOC107465691 gene encoding probable UDP-N-acetylglucosamine--peptide N-acetylglucosaminyltransferase SEC isoform X2; amino-acid sequence: MESGDLNRALQYYKEAVKLKPSFPDAYLNLGNVYKALGMPQEAIACYQQALQARPNYGMAYGNLASIFYEQGQLDMAILHYKQAVACDPRFLEAYNNLGNALKDVGRVEEAIQCYNQCLQLQPNHPQALTNLGNIYMEWNMVSAAAQYYKATLSVTTGLSAPYNNLAIIYKQQGSYADAISCYNEVLRIDPLAADGLVNRGNTYKEIGRVSEAIQDYIRAIAVRPTMAEAHANLASAYKDSGHVEAAIKSYRQALILRQDFPEATCNLLHTLQCVCSWEDRDQMFAEVEGIIRRQINMSVLPSVQPFHAIAYPLDPLLALEISRKYAAHCSLVASRLALPPFNHPAPIPIKREGGYERLRIGYVSSDFGNHPLSHLMGSVFGMHNRKNVEVFCYALSPNDGTEWRQRIQSEAEHFLDVSAMSSDMIAKMINESKIQVLVNLNGYTKGARNEIFAMQPAPIQVSYMGFPGTTGATYIDYVVTDEFVSPLQYAHIYSEKIVHLPHCYFVNDYKQKNLDVLDPNSPHKRSDYGLPEDKFIFACFNQLYKMDPEIFTTWCNILKRVPNSALWLLRFPAAGEMRLRQYAAAQGVQPDQIIFTDVAMKNEHIRRSSLADLFLDTPLCNAHTTGTDILWAGLPMVTLPLEKMATRVAGSLCLATGMGEEMIVSSLKEYEDRAVSLALNRPKLQALTNKLKAVRMTCPLFDTARWVRNLDRAYFKMWNLHCGGQRPQHFKITENDLECPYDK
- the LOC107465691 gene encoding probable UDP-N-acetylglucosamine--peptide N-acetylglucosaminyltransferase SEC isoform X1; this translates as MCVAKNEEALRIEPHFAECYGNMANAWKEKGNIDLAIRYYLIAIELRPNFADAWSNLASAYMRKGRLTEAAQCCRQALAINPLMVDAHSNLGNLMKAQGLVQDAYSCYLEALRIQPTFAIAWSNLAGLFMESGDLNRALQYYKEAVKLKPSFPDAYLNLGNVYKALGMPQEAIACYQQALQARPNYGMAYGNLASIFYEQGQLDMAILHYKQAVACDPRFLEAYNNLGNALKDVGRVEEAIQCYNQCLQLQPNHPQALTNLGNIYMEWNMVSAAAQYYKATLSVTTGLSAPYNNLAIIYKQQGSYADAISCYNEVLRIDPLAADGLVNRGNTYKEIGRVSEAIQDYIRAIAVRPTMAEAHANLASAYKDSGHVEAAIKSYRQALILRQDFPEATCNLLHTLQCVCSWEDRDQMFAEVEGIIRRQINMSVLPSVQPFHAIAYPLDPLLALEISRKYAAHCSLVASRLALPPFNHPAPIPIKREGGYERLRIGYVSSDFGNHPLSHLMGSVFGMHNRKNVEVFCYALSPNDGTEWRQRIQSEAEHFLDVSAMSSDMIAKMINESKIQVLVNLNGYTKGARNEIFAMQPAPIQVSYMGFPGTTGATYIDYVVTDEFVSPLQYAHIYSEKIVHLPHCYFVNDYKQKNLDVLDPNSPHKRSDYGLPEDKFIFACFNQLYKMDPEIFTTWCNILKRVPNSALWLLRFPAAGEMRLRQYAAAQGVQPDQIIFTDVAMKNEHIRRSSLADLFLDTPLCNAHTTGTDILWAGLPMVTLPLEKMATRVAGSLCLATGMGEEMIVSSLKEYEDRAVSLALNRPKLQALTNKLKAVRMTCPLFDTARWVRNLDRAYFKMWNLHCGGQRPQHFKITENDLECPYDK